Proteins encoded by one window of candidate division WOR-3 bacterium:
- a CDS encoding S41 family peptidase, with translation MKKIIGPLILITLPLFVLKGTRGEVERKPSLTTELRNFSKIISLIQERYFDEKYQVDENLAPLLEKSMDYLLHQLDPYSDLMTPEEWEEMNIHSTGRFGGIGIQIGIKDGILTVISPLEGTPASRAGIQAGDQIVEVDGKSTKGWSLQKAVRYLRGEPGTKVKIKIKRPFIEEAFDFELVREIIKINAVPYYSKIDNEIGYIKLNEFSNTSREEISKAIDDLKKQGLKKLILDLRGNPGGLLDAAVEVADLFLPKGSEIVSTKGRNKSLEQVFKAINEDPFTEEIPLIVFVDRGSASASEIVSGALQDWDRALVIGDTTFGKGSVQRIFPLDEGYRVKLTTSLYYLPSGRSIHRFDIRDTTGEEIREMKKNGGETFYTLKMKRKIVGGYGVIPDIVIKPQKISKEITKLLQKRRFFDYALNLKNKGIREIGKEEVEKFLNFVKEKDKDINLGELEKDKETIYYYLDTNLGEVWGGEKGRYERILKNDEWVNKALNIFKKVNKKEDVFKYVEK, from the coding sequence ATGAAAAAAATAATAGGTCCTTTAATTTTAATAACCTTACCTTTATTTGTTCTGAAAGGAACTCGAGGAGAGGTAGAAAGAAAACCATCTTTAACCACTGAGCTTCGAAATTTTTCTAAAATTATATCTCTAATCCAGGAAAGATATTTTGATGAGAAATATCAAGTTGATGAGAATCTTGCTCCTCTTCTTGAAAAATCCATGGATTATCTACTCCATCAACTGGATCCATACTCTGATTTAATGACACCTGAGGAGTGGGAGGAAATGAATATACATTCAACAGGAAGATTCGGAGGAATCGGAATTCAGATTGGAATAAAAGATGGAATTTTAACTGTTATTTCACCACTTGAGGGAACACCAGCTTCAAGAGCTGGAATTCAAGCAGGAGATCAGATAGTAGAGGTAGATGGTAAGTCAACCAAGGGATGGTCTTTACAGAAGGCTGTAAGATATTTAAGAGGGGAGCCAGGAACAAAGGTTAAGATAAAAATAAAAAGACCTTTTATTGAGGAAGCTTTTGATTTTGAACTTGTAAGAGAGATAATAAAAATAAATGCTGTTCCTTATTACTCTAAAATTGATAACGAGATAGGATATATAAAATTAAATGAGTTTTCAAATACTTCAAGAGAAGAAATTAGTAAAGCTATTGATGATCTTAAAAAACAGGGCTTAAAAAAATTAATTCTTGATTTAAGAGGAAATCCAGGTGGTCTTCTTGATGCTGCGGTTGAAGTTGCAGATCTTTTTTTACCAAAAGGAAGTGAAATTGTATCCACAAAGGGTAGGAATAAGAGCCTTGAACAGGTGTTTAAAGCTATAAATGAAGATCCTTTTACAGAGGAAATTCCACTTATTGTTTTTGTTGATAGAGGTTCTGCTTCTGCTTCTGAAATAGTTTCCGGTGCTCTTCAAGACTGGGATAGAGCACTTGTTATAGGAGATACAACTTTTGGAAAGGGTTCTGTGCAGAGGATATTTCCTCTTGATGAAGGTTATCGTGTAAAGTTAACAACAAGTCTTTATTATTTACCTTCTGGAAGATCAATACATAGATTTGATATAAGAGACACAACTGGTGAGGAAATTAGAGAGATGAAGAAAAATGGAGGGGAAACTTTTTACACGTTAAAAATGAAAAGAAAAATAGTTGGAGGTTATGGTGTTATACCTGATATTGTTATAAAACCGCAGAAAATTTCAAAAGAGATTACAAAACTTTTACAGAAAAGGAGATTTTTTGATTATGCTTTAAATCTTAAAAATAAAGGTATAAGAGAAATTGGTAAAGAAGAAGTTGAAAAATTTTTAAATTTTGTTAAGGAAAAAGATAAAGATATAAATTTGGGTGAACTTGAAAAAGATAAGGAAACAATTTATTACTATCTTGATACTAATCTCGGAGAAGTATGGGGTGGTGAAAAGGGTAGATATGAGAGAATTTTGAA
- the tmk gene encoding dTMP kinase produces MGKWGFFITVEGIEGSGKTTLAKGLFEELKNKGFPVLLTWEPGGTEVGEKIREILLHSEEISPWTELFLFLASRKEHVEKKIIPALREGKIVISDRFDDSTIAYQGYGRSLNIRLIKRFNKIATSGLKPNVTFLIDIDPEISLKRLKGKDRIERESMEFHKRVRKGYLDIAKRAKKRVIILDGNEKEDEIIKKAFLKVIERLKDKGKFISLIKSL; encoded by the coding sequence GTGGGTAAGTGGGGATTTTTTATTACAGTGGAGGGGATTGAGGGTAGTGGAAAGACAACACTTGCTAAAGGACTTTTTGAAGAATTAAAAAATAAAGGTTTTCCGGTTTTGCTCACATGGGAGCCGGGTGGAACAGAGGTAGGTGAAAAAATAAGGGAAATTCTTTTACATTCTGAGGAAATATCTCCGTGGACAGAACTTTTTCTTTTTCTGGCATCAAGGAAGGAACATGTTGAAAAAAAAATAATACCTGCATTAAGGGAGGGTAAAATTGTAATTAGTGATAGATTTGATGATTCTACAATTGCCTATCAGGGTTATGGAAGATCGCTTAATATAAGACTTATAAAAAGATTCAATAAAATTGCAACTTCAGGTTTAAAACCTAATGTTACTTTTTTGATAGATATAGATCCTGAAATTAGCTTAAAGAGACTTAAAGGTAAAGATAGAATTGAAAGAGAAAGTATGGAATTTCATAAAAGGGTAAGAAAAGGATACCTTGATATTGCAAAAAGAGCGAAAAAGAGAGTAATTATTTTAGACGGAAATGAAAAGGAGGATGAAATAATTAAAAAGGCTTTTTTAAAAGTAATAGAAAGATTAAAGGATAAAGGAAAGTTTATTTCACTTATTAAGAGTTTATAG
- a CDS encoding inositol-3-phosphate synthase: MGKVRVAIIGVGNCASSFVQGVYYYKNSKEDDFIPGIMHVVLGGYHIGDIEFTLGIDIDKNKVGKDLAEAIYTYPNNTYKFCDVPKLNVPVVRGMTHDGLGKYLSQIIEKAPGETADIVRLLRETKTDVVVNFLPVGSEEATKWYVEQVLKAGCAFVNGIPVFIAREPYWQRRFEEAGLPVIGDDVKSQVGATIVHRTLVQLFIDRGVKLERTSQLNVGGNTDFLNMLERERLESKKKSKTGAVTSLLPYDIGEENVYIGPSDYVAWLKDRKWAYMRLEGRTFGDVPLNIELKLEVWDSPNSAGVIVDAVRCAKLGLDNGLKGALIEPSAYFMKSPPKQIPDFQAKKKLEEWIKKYTKKKKSK, translated from the coding sequence ATGGGTAAAGTAAGGGTTGCTATAATAGGAGTTGGAAACTGTGCTTCATCCTTTGTTCAAGGTGTTTATTATTATAAAAATTCAAAGGAAGATGATTTTATACCCGGTATTATGCATGTGGTTCTCGGTGGATATCATATAGGGGATATTGAATTTACCCTTGGCATTGATATTGATAAAAACAAAGTTGGAAAAGATTTAGCAGAAGCAATTTATACATATCCCAATAATACATATAAATTCTGTGATGTTCCTAAATTAAATGTACCAGTTGTTAGAGGAATGACTCACGATGGACTGGGAAAATATCTTTCACAAATTATTGAGAAAGCACCAGGAGAAACTGCTGATATTGTTAGATTATTGAGAGAAACTAAAACTGATGTGGTTGTTAATTTTCTTCCAGTTGGAAGTGAAGAAGCAACAAAATGGTATGTTGAACAGGTATTGAAAGCAGGATGTGCTTTTGTAAATGGAATTCCTGTTTTCATAGCAAGGGAACCTTACTGGCAGAGAAGATTTGAAGAGGCAGGTCTTCCTGTAATAGGTGATGATGTAAAATCTCAAGTTGGTGCAACTATTGTTCACAGGACACTTGTTCAACTTTTTATAGATAGAGGAGTTAAACTTGAAAGAACAAGTCAGTTAAATGTAGGTGGTAATACTGATTTTCTTAACATGCTTGAAAGGGAAAGACTTGAATCAAAAAAGAAATCAAAAACAGGTGCTGTCACTTCCCTTTTACCTTATGATATCGGTGAAGAGAATGTGTATATTGGGCCTTCTGATTATGTTGCCTGGTTAAAGGATAGAAAATGGGCTTATATGAGGCTTGAAGGAAGAACCTTTGGTGATGTTCCTTTAAATATAGAATTAAAACTTGAAGTCTGGGATTCTCCTAATTCAGCAGGAGTAATTGTTGATGCTGTGAGATGTGCAAAGCTTGGACTTGATAATGGTCTTAAAGGTGCTCTTATTGAGCCTTCTGCTTACTTTATGAAGTCTCCACCAAAACAGATTCCTGATTTTCAGGCTAAAAAGAAACTGGAGGAGTGGATAAAAAAATACACGAAAAAGAAGAAAAGTAAATAA
- a CDS encoding CDP-alcohol phosphatidyltransferase family protein: MKKLKIIFEKSIIPLLYLMNKLGIKPIHLTFSGLVFSLIPAFFYIKGNFLLAGILLIIFSLFDTLDGALARYRNSTTKFGAFIDSVTDRIHEGIIFSSLIYFYREEIMKVLILFFSFLFSFLISYTRARAEGLSHSIRVGPMEREERIVFIAFSSLTGKKVFFYLLILFLILVVLTFLRRILYAYKIMEKN, from the coding sequence ATGAAAAAATTAAAAATTATATTTGAAAAATCAATAATTCCTTTGCTTTATTTAATGAATAAATTGGGAATAAAACCAATTCATTTAACTTTTTCAGGGTTAGTTTTTTCTCTAATACCTGCTTTTTTTTATATAAAAGGTAATTTCCTTTTGGCAGGTATTTTATTAATAATATTTTCTCTATTTGATACATTAGATGGAGCTCTTGCACGATATAGGAATTCTACTACTAAATTTGGTGCTTTTATTGATTCAGTGACAGATAGAATTCATGAAGGTATAATTTTTTCTTCTCTTATATACTTTTACAGAGAAGAAATAATGAAAGTGCTTATTCTTTTTTTTTCCTTTTTATTTTCTTTTTTAATTTCTTATACAAGAGCAAGGGCTGAAGGTCTTTCTCACTCAATAAGAGTAGGTCCGATGGAAAGGGAGGAAAGAATTGTTTTTATTGCATTTTCTTCTTTAACAGGAAAAAAAGTATTTTTTTATCTTTTAATATTATTTTTAATTTTGGTTGTATTAACTTTTTTAAGAAGGATTTTATATGCTTATAAAATTATGGAAAAAAATTGA
- the rsmI gene encoding 16S rRNA (cytidine(1402)-2'-O)-methyltransferase, producing MDKGELFVVATPIGNLEDITFRAIKVLKDSDLIVCEDTRKTLILLNKYDIKKKLFALFKGQEKKRTEFIINILKEGKKISLVSENGTPGICDPGTYLVRRCHEENIKVTPIPGPSALTSSLSVSGMDGDNFLFLGFPPKKESKRKKLFSSLKEEKRTIVFYLSPHNIEKILGELKEILGVSKKVFLIREMTKKFEEYIYGPIEKAIEWVKNKKGEFTLVIEGEKE from the coding sequence ATGGATAAAGGAGAATTATTCGTTGTGGCAACACCCATTGGAAATCTTGAAGATATTACCTTTAGGGCTATAAAGGTGTTAAAGGATTCAGATTTAATTGTATGTGAAGATACACGGAAAACACTTATCTTACTTAACAAATACGATATTAAGAAAAAACTTTTTGCATTATTTAAAGGTCAGGAAAAAAAAAGGACTGAATTTATTATAAATATATTAAAAGAAGGAAAAAAAATTTCCCTTGTTTCAGAAAATGGAACACCAGGTATATGTGATCCAGGCACATATCTTGTAAGAAGATGTCATGAAGAAAATATAAAAGTTACACCTATTCCTGGACCATCAGCCTTAACCTCCTCTTTGTCAGTTTCAGGTATGGATGGTGATAATTTTTTGTTTCTTGGATTTCCACCAAAAAAGGAATCTAAAAGAAAAAAATTATTTTCTTCTCTAAAAGAGGAGAAAAGAACAATTGTTTTTTATTTATCACCTCACAATATAGAGAAAATTCTTGGAGAATTAAAAGAAATTTTAGGAGTTAGTAAGAAAGTTTTTTTAATAAGGGAAATGACAAAAAAATTTGAGGAGTATATTTATGGACCAATTGAGAAAGCGATTGAATGGGTTAAAAATAAAAAAGGGGAGTTTACCCTTGTAATAGAAGGGGAAAAAGAATGA